A single genomic interval of Dromiciops gliroides isolate mDroGli1 chromosome 1, mDroGli1.pri, whole genome shotgun sequence harbors:
- the LOC122735416 gene encoding zinc finger protein 501-like: MGASRWGAVAPVLLTARASQESVTFGDVAVDFSWEEWGRLGPSQKKLYREVMLENYRNLVCLGLAFSKPHLISQLEQGEAPWTPGESQRGDCADWKSRQPNKKSDPNMGISVEAPFQEKIIQNGSCVLNLRETLECSTRLEKQQKRREKPFECGKAFSWRVQCLQCQKTHVEQKLYECHDCGKAFCQSSEFIQHQRIHTGEKLYECNECGKAFYRKTGLTEHQKTHTGEKPYKCNECGKAFYRSTHLTRHQRIHTGVKPFECNECGKAFHWRTGLTEHQKIHTGEKPYECKECGKAFCQSTHLTRHQRIHTGEKPYECKDCGKAFCQNTQLTQHQRIHTGEKPYICHECGKAFHWNIQLAQHLRIHTGEKPYKCNECGKAFCQSREFIRHQRIHTGEKPFQCNECGKAFRQSTHLTEHQRIHTGEKPYKCHECGKAFHWRIGLTQHQRVHTGEKPYKCHKCEKTFRWSTQLTKHQTIHI; encoded by the exons ATGGGAGCATCAAGATGGGGAGCAGTGGCCCCTGTACTCCTGACAGCCAGAGCCTCCCAG GAATCCGTGACATTCGGGGATGTGGCCGTGGATTTCTCCTGGGAAGAGTGGGGACGTCTGGGTCCCTCTCAGAAGAAACTGTACCGGGaggtgatgctggagaactacaGGAACCTGGTCTGCCTGG GCCTTGCCTTTTCCAAGCCACACCTGATCTCCCAGCTGGAGCAAGGGGAAGCGCCCTGGACACCAGGAGAGAGTCAAAGAGGGGACTGTGCAG atTGGAAGAGTAGACAGCCTAACAAGAAGTCAGATCCCAACATGGGAATTTCTGTGGAAGCACCATTCCAGGAAAAAATCATACAAAATGGCTCTTGTGTCCTCAATTTGAGAGAAACCTTGGAATGTAGTACCAGATTAGAGAAGCagcagaagagaagggagaaaccttttgaatgtggCAAGGCCTTCAGTTGGAGGGTGCAGTGTCTTCAATGTCAGAAAACTCATGTTGAACAGAAACTTTATGAATGTCATGACTGTGGGAAGGCCTTCTGCCAGAGCAGTGAATTCATtcaacaccagagaattcacactggagagaaactttatgaatgtaatgaatgtgggaaggccttctaCAGGAAGACAGGCCTTACTGAACATCAGAaaactcatactggagagaaaccttataaatgtaatgaatgtggaaaggctttctaCAGGAGCACACACCTTACtcgacatcagagaattcatactggagtgaagccttttgaatgtaatgaatgtgggaaggccttccatTGGAGGACAGGACTTACtgaacatcagaaaattcataccggagagaaaccttatgagtgtaaagaatgtgggaaagCATTCTGCCAAAGTACACACCTTACtcgacatcagagaattcatactggagaaaaaccttatgaatgtaaggaTTGTGGGAAAGCATTCTGCCAGAACACACAACTTACtcaacatcaaagaattcatactggagaaaaaccttatatatgccatgaatgtgggaaggcttttCATTGGAACATACAACTTGCTCAACACctgagaattcatactggagaaaaaccttacaaatgtaatgaatgtgggaaggccttctgcCAAAGCAGAGAATTCATTcgacaccagagaattcacactggagagaaaccttttcaatgtaatgagtgtgggaaggccttccgCCAGAGCACACACCTaactgaacatcagagaattcatactggagaaaaaccttataaatgtcatgaatgtggaaaagcctttcaCTGGAGGATTGGACTTACTCAGCATCAGagagttcatactggagagaaaccttataaatgtcaTAAATGTGAGAAGACCTTCCGTTGGAGCACACAACTTACTAAACACCAGACAATTCATATTTGA